One window of the Oncorhynchus gorbuscha isolate QuinsamMale2020 ecotype Even-year linkage group LG17, OgorEven_v1.0, whole genome shotgun sequence genome contains the following:
- the LOC124001483 gene encoding signal-induced proliferation-associated 1-like protein 1 isoform X2: MTSLKRPPMERIVGGSIPASDEFYTRHLRLANGGARTDSAHLQVGLGVPKMGVRARVAEWPPRKDLGALWQVTTEPDSPALAGGGQSHLKLGHLMSPQDSSMLRNIQNTLKSKTQGASYSPDSHYLSPGDYRVPSHRNTGRIRQRSNSDITISELDGGWDSGEDLGSSGAKWSPLHREYGSTSSIDQHGASGESFFEMLKGYQGVKPDQRSPAPDRLEDLLTAGLKQASIELHEETSENQASSRVKEREKPPKRRSKSETGGESIFRKLRSVRGESDSPRAGSDAEDGRSDDGVTPLKPWVCQRGFSHYDVQSMMFDLKKVIQSRQTAAVKRKNTTTGASAAAAASTTSTVSSTQSLAYCSPTGSQEELSTGARDSPSMDCGDEQSNELLLNCPCFCNEIGATCRRRAGGGPPRQGSGGSGTLGGENRLFELSLSSHCTNAGVAVLEGPKDNPSALGDRGKHYIVEHVDLGAYYYRKFFYLREHWNYFGMDEALGPVAVSLRREKQEEHKEHGQQYNYRVIFRTSELTTLRGSILEDVVPSSSKHGTTRGLPLKEVLEHLLPELDVPCLRLALNTPKVTEQLMKLDEQGLSFQVKVGVMYCRAGQSSEEEMYNNETAGPALEEFLQLLGERVRLKGFTKYRAQLDIKTDSTGTHSLYTAYRDYEIMFHVSTMLPYTPNNKQQLLRKRHIGNDIVTIVFQEPGALPFTPKTIFSHFQHVFIIVRVHSPCSDNTCYRVAVTRSRDVPSFGPPIPKGVTFPKSSVFRDFLLAKVINAENAAHKSEKFGAMATRTRQEYLRDLAERHVTRTPVEPTGKFPFISLAHKRRERVRPYSGAELRSLGAVTWPVHVEDQVAGAERECLLAISNDFLILLDQEAKAVVFNCATRDVIGWSSGSPASMKIYYERGESVPLRSINNNTEDFGEVVKRLELLTKGSQTTEMILRRNGLGQLGFHVNFEGIVAEVESYGYAWQAGLRQGSRLVEICKVAVASLSHEQMIDLLRTSVTVKVVIIPPHEDSTPRRGCSELYHMPLVDYKNHKEGMPYEFKFPFRSNNNNKWPRTSSSPQSHTTAALGGTLIKAPASDYQDRAGVIPRSVSSDGRPLNPKRYSPGNDNYALACSIVMGRSPHTRNSPTSLSYTDTGSAGSNHWRQKSMPDGFNNNNRHSPVSAERQGVGEGSNGAKPAPGWPREGEGANRGADRATTDLAVSKAAVPRFQEQGGHLSPNINIKVETSYSSSQSGSNTLSSNASSSAHSDEKWYEIGSSRTGVRPDSELNGYLQRESTDSGIDATSSGASGSGGSRAKERRAPETSPSAPDSPAPPGSGEDPAQSPPMFPSAPDSGSYTLSDAASHSSTLSSGHSGSPMGPGCSPSSSQEESALTTSPISHTSLSPGGPKSFYPRQGATSKFLIGWRKPGGTINSVDFGNIRKRHQSDGLLGGNPQLRAQLRAQSPQRVNKSNLQEELKKLITLDSPPPSSHDQKPSFPVPPPSRRSLQRTLSDESIYSGQREPSHSGHRETPNELLFNCSTVPRSPTTRHVPPRQPSHKSLGDLCELSSQDQGGMRQQLGDSGLIPLPNSGADRALDWSNLVDAAKAFEGQRLLSVNDESSRPEVTDTSPQQAEPQAAPERHPSPGESPACLMGKVSQLESMVKLLQDDLIKEKDTKVSLQAQIQSLREHNQRLHEESYSASAKLKKFTEWVFNTIDMN, translated from the exons ATGACCAGTCTGAAGCGCCCACCCATGGAGCGCATCGTCGGGGGTTCTATCCCTGCCTCTGACGAGTTCTACACCCGCCACCTTCGCCTGGCCAACGGAGGGGCACGTACAGACAGCGCCCACCTTCAAGTGGGCCTGGGGGTGCCCAAAATGGGGGTGCGGGCACGGGTTGCCGAATGGCCCCCGAGGAAGGATTTGGGAGCTCTGTGGCAAGTTACCACGGAGCCAGACTCCCCAGCCCTGGCCGGAGGGGGGCAGAGCCACCTGAAACTCGGTCACCTGATGAGCCCCCAGGACTCCTCCATGCTCCGCAACATCCAGAACACACTGAAGAGTAAAACCCAGGGGGCCAGCTACAGCCCAGACAGCCACTACCTGTCCCCGGGAGACTACAGAGTCCCATCCCACAGGAACACCGGCCGCATCCGCCAGCGCAGCAACAGTGACATTACCATCAGTGAGCTGGACGGTGGGTGGGACAGTGGGGAGGACTTGGGCTCCTCAGGGGCCAAGTGGTCCCCTCTACACAGAGAGTATGGCAGTACCTCCTCTATAGACCAGCACGGGGCATCAGGGGAGAGTTTCTTTGAGATGCTGAAGGGCTACCAGGGAGTGAAGCCTGACCAGCGCAGCCCTGCCCCAGACAGACTAGAGGATCTGCTGACTGCTGGACTCAAGCAGGCCTCAATAGAACTACATGAGGAGACTAGTGAGAACCAGGCATCCAGCagagtcaaggagagagagaagccccCAAAGAGACGCTCCAAGTCTGAGACAGGGGGCGAGTCTATATTCAGGAAGCTACGCAGCGTGCGGGGGGAATCTGACTCGCCCCGAGCAGGGTCTGATGCTGAGGACGGCCGTTCAGACGATGGGGTCACCCCCCTCAAGCCCTGGGTCTGCCAGAGGGGCTTCTCCCACTACGATGTGCAGAGCATGATGTTTGACCTGAAAAAGGTCATCCAGAGCAGGCAGACGGCGGCAGTGAAGAGGAAGAACACCACCACGGGGGCATCTGCTGCAGCTGCagcctccaccacctccaccgtgTCCTCCACCCAGAGCCTGGCCTATTGCTCCCCCACTGGAAGTCAGGAGGAGCTCAGCACCGGGGCCAGGGACAGCCCCAGCATGGACTGCGGGGATGAGCAGAGCAATGAACTGCTCCTCAACTGCCCCTGTTTCTGCAACGAGATTGGGGCCACCTGCAGGCGCAGGGCAGGGGGCGGTCCCCCCAGACAGGGAAGTGGGGGCTCAGGGACCCTGGGAGGCGAAAACAGACTGTTTGAGTTGTCCCTCAGCTCCCACTGCACTAACGCTGGGGTGGCAGTGCTGGAGGGGCCGAAGGACAACCCCAGTGCCCTCGGGGATCGGGGCAAACACTACATCGTAGAACACGTGGACCTGGGAGCCTACTACTACAGGAAGTTCTTCTACCTTAGAG aacaCTGGAACTACTTTGGGATGGACGAGGCTCTGGGTCCGGTGGCTGTGAGTCTGCgcagggagaaacaggaggagcACAAAGAGCACGGCCAGCAGTACAACTACCGGGTCATCTTCAGAACCTCAGAG TTGACCACACTCCGGGGGTCTATTCTGGAGGACGTTGTCCCCTCGTCCTCTAAGCATGGCACTACCCGCGGGCTGCCCCTGAAGGAGGTGTTGGAGCACCTGCTACCAGAGCTGGACGTGCCCTGCCTCCGCCTGGCCCTCAACACGCCCAAGGTCAcagaacagctgatgaaactggacGAACAGGGG tTGAGTTTCCAGGTGAAGGTGGGGGTGATGTACTGCAGGGCGGGGCAGAGCAGTGAGGAGGAGATGTACAACAATGAGACGGCGGGCCCTGCCCTGGAAGAGTTCCTACAGCTGCTAGGGGAGAGAGTCCGCCTCAAAGGCTTTACCAAGTACCGCGCCCAGCTTGACATCAAGA CTGATTCTACTGGAACCCACTCCCTTTACACGGCCTACAGGGACTATGAGATCATGTTCCATGTGTCTACAATGCTGCCCTACACACCCAACAACAAACAACAG TTGCTGAGGAAGAGACACATTGGGAACGACATCGTCACCATCGTGTTCCAGGAGCCGGGAgccctccccttcacccccaaGACCATCTTCTCCCACTTCCAACACGTGTTCATCATCGTCCGCGTACACAGCCCCTGCTCCGACAACACCTGCTACAG agtGGCTGTGACTCGTTCCAGGGATGTGCCCTCCTTTGGCCCCCCTATCCCCAAGGGTGTGACCTTCCCCAAGTCCAGCGTCTTCAGGGACTTCCTGCTGGCCAAGGTCATCAACGCTGAGAACGCCGCCCACAAGTCTGAGAAGTTCGGAGCCATGGCGACACGCACGCGACAGGAGTACCTGCGGGACCTGGCAGAACGTCACGTGACCCGCACGCCGGTTGAGCCCACGGGGAAATTCCCTTTCATCTCATTGGCTCACAAGCGGAGAGAGAGGGTTCGGCCATACAGTGGGGCAGAGCTACGGAGCCTGGGGGCGGTGACATGGCCGGTGCATGTAGAGGACCAGGTAGCCGGGGCGGAGAGGGAGTGTCTACTGGCCATCTCCAACGACTTCCTCATCCTATTGGACCAGGAGGCCAAAGCCGTGGTCTTCAACTGCGCCACGCGCGACGTCATTGGCTGGTCCTCGGGCAGCCCCGCCTCCATGAAGATCTACTATGAGCGTGGAGAGAGTGTGCCGCTGCGCTCCATCAACAACAACACGGAGGACTTTGGAGAGGTGGTCAAACGCCTGGAG CTTCTGACGAAGGGCAGCCAGACCACAGAGATGATCCTGAGGAGGAACGGTCTGGGCCAGCTGGGCTTCCATGTGAACTTTGAGGGCATCGTAGCGGAGGTCGAATCCTACGGGTACGCCTGGCAGGCGGGGCTGCGCCAGGGCAGCAGGCTGGTAGAGATCTGTAAGGTGGCCGTGGCATCGCTGTCCCACGAGCAGATGATCGACCTGCTGAGGACCTCCGTCACTGTCAAGGTGGTCATCATCCCCCCGCACGAGGACTCCACCCCTCGCAG AGGCTGTTCAGAGCTGTACCACATGCCCCTGGTGGACTATAAGAACCACAAGGAGGGGATGCCCTATGAGTTTAAATTCCCCTTccgcagcaacaacaacaacaagtggcCCCGCACCTCCTCCAGCCCCCAGAGCCACACCACAGCGGCGCTGGGGGGGACGCTCATCAAGGCCCCGGCTTCAGACTATCAGGACCGGGCCGGAGTCATCCCCCGCAGTGTGTCCAGCGATGGGCGCCCTCTCAACCCCAAAAG GTATTCCCCAGGGAATGATAACTATGCCCTGGCCTGTTCAATCGTAATGGGCCGCTCTCCACACACCCGCAACTCCCCCACAAGTCTCTCCTACACAGACACCGGGAGTGCAGGCTCCAACCACTGGAGACAGAAGTCCATGCCGGACGG GTTTAACAACAATAACCGCCACTCCCCTGTGTCTGCTGAGCGTCAGGGAGTTGGAGAAGGGTCTAACGGGGCTAAGCCTGCTCCCGGATGGCCCcgagagggggagggggccaACAGGGGAGCCGATAGAGCCACAACAG ACCTAGCTGTCTCCAAGGCTGCAGTACCTCGTTTCCAGGAGCAGGGGGGGCACCTGTCCCCCAACATTAACATCAAG GTGGAAACTTCCTATTCCTCCAGCCAATCAGGCAGTAACACACTGTCCAGTAACGCCTCCAGCTCCGCCCACAGTGATGAGAAGTGGTATGAGATTGGCTCCAGCAGGACAGGGGTGCGGCCTGACTCAGAGCTCAACGGCTACCTGCAGCGGGAGTCCACAGACAGCGGCATCGACGCTACCTCTTCCGGGGCCTCAGGGTCCGGGGGCTCCAGGGCCAAAGAGCGGCGGGCCCCAGAGACCTCTCCTTCAGCCCCAGACTCACCCGCCCCCCCAGGGAGCGGCGAGGACCCCGCCCAGAGCCCCCCTATGTTCCCCTCAGCCCCAGACAGTGGCTCCTACACCCTCAGTGATGCTGCTTCCCATTCCAG TACTCTGAGTTCGGGCCACTCAGGCAGTCCCATGGGTCCAGGCTGCAGCCCCAGCTCCTCCCAGGAGGAGTCAGCCCTGACCACCTCCCCTATCTCccacacttccctttcccctGGAGGCCCCAAGAGCTTCTACCCCCGCCAGGGAGCCACCTCCAAGTTCCTTATcggctggaggaaacctggaggcACCATCAACTCTGTGGACTTTGGCAACATACGCAA ACGTCACCAGAGTGATGGGTTGCTGGGTGGCAACCCTCAGCTCCGGGCCCAACTCAGGGCCCAATCGCCCCAGCGGGTCAACAAGTCCAACCTGCAGGAAGAACTAAAGAAACTCATCACCCTGGACAGCCCCCCGCCCTCCTCCCACGATCAAAAG ccCTCATTCCCTGTCCCCCCACCCAGCCGGCGCTCCCTGCAGAGGACCCTGTCAGATGAGAGCATCTACAGTGGCCAGCGGGAGCCCTCGCACAGTGGGCACAGAGAGACGCCCAACGAGCTGCTCTTCAACTGCTCCACCGTGCCCCGCTCACCCACCACCCGCCACGTGCCACCCCGACAACCCTCACATAAGTCTCTGG GTGACCTGTGTGAGTTGTCCAGCCAGGACCAGGGGGGCATGAGGCAGCAGCTGGGGGACTCAGGCCTCATACCCCTACCTAACTCTGGAGCTGACCGCGCTCTGGACTGGTCCAACCTGGTAGATGCTGCCAAAGCCTTCGAGG GTCAGAGATtgttatctgtaaatgatgaaAGCTCCAGGCCAGAGGTCACAGACACCAGCCCCCAGCAGGCAGAACCCCAGGCTGCCCCAGAGAGACACCCCTCGCCTGG TGAGAGCCCAGCCTGTCTGATGGGGAAGGTCAGCCAGCTGGAGTCAATGGTGAAGCTGCTGCAGGATGACCTTATTAAG
- the LOC124001483 gene encoding signal-induced proliferation-associated 1-like protein 1 isoform X1, translating into MTSLKRPPMERIVGGSIPASDEFYTRHLRLANGGARTDSAHLQVGLGVPKMGVRARVAEWPPRKDLGALWQVTTEPDSPALAGGGQSHLKLGHLMSPQDSSMLRNIQNTLKSKTQGASYSPDSHYLSPGDYRVPSHRNTGRIRQRSNSDITISELDGGWDSGEDLGSSGAKWSPLHREYGSTSSIDQHGASGESFFEMLKGYQGVKPDQRSPAPDRLEDLLTAGLKQASIELHEETSENQASSRVKEREKPPKRRSKSETGGESIFRKLRSVRGESDSPRAGSDAEDGRSDDGVTPLKPWVCQRGFSHYDVQSMMFDLKKVIQSRQTAAVKRKNTTTGASAAAAASTTSTVSSTQSLAYCSPTGSQEELSTGARDSPSMDCGDEQSNELLLNCPCFCNEIGATCRRRAGGGPPRQGSGGSGTLGGENRLFELSLSSHCTNAGVAVLEGPKDNPSALGDRGKHYIVEHVDLGAYYYRKFFYLREHWNYFGMDEALGPVAVSLRREKQEEHKEHGQQYNYRVIFRTSELTTLRGSILEDVVPSSSKHGTTRGLPLKEVLEHLLPELDVPCLRLALNTPKVTEQLMKLDEQGLSFQVKVGVMYCRAGQSSEEEMYNNETAGPALEEFLQLLGERVRLKGFTKYRAQLDIKTDSTGTHSLYTAYRDYEIMFHVSTMLPYTPNNKQQLLRKRHIGNDIVTIVFQEPGALPFTPKTIFSHFQHVFIIVRVHSPCSDNTCYRVAVTRSRDVPSFGPPIPKGVTFPKSSVFRDFLLAKVINAENAAHKSEKFGAMATRTRQEYLRDLAERHVTRTPVEPTGKFPFISLAHKRRERVRPYSGAELRSLGAVTWPVHVEDQVAGAERECLLAISNDFLILLDQEAKAVVFNCATRDVIGWSSGSPASMKIYYERGESVPLRSINNNTEDFGEVVKRLELLTKGSQTTEMILRRNGLGQLGFHVNFEGIVAEVESYGYAWQAGLRQGSRLVEICKVAVASLSHEQMIDLLRTSVTVKVVIIPPHEDSTPRRGCSELYHMPLVDYKNHKEGMPYEFKFPFRSNNNNKWPRTSSSPQSHTTAALGGTLIKAPASDYQDRAGVIPRSVSSDGRPLNPKRYSPGNDNYALACSIVMGRSPHTRNSPTSLSYTDTGSAGSNHWRQKSMPDGFNNNNRHSPVSAERQGVGEGSNGAKPAPGWPREGEGANRGADRATTDLAVSKAAVPRFQEQGGHLSPNINIKVETSYSSSQSGSNTLSSNASSSAHSDEKWYEIGSSRTGVRPDSELNGYLQRESTDSGIDATSSGASGSGGSRAKERRAPETSPSAPDSPAPPGSGEDPAQSPPMFPSAPDSGSYTLSDAASHSSTLSSGHSGSPMGPGCSPSSSQEESALTTSPISHTSLSPGGPKSFYPRQGATSKFLIGWRKPGGTINSVDFGNIRKRHQSDGLLGGNPQLRAQLRAQSPQRVNKSNLQEELKKLITLDSPPPSSHDQKPSFPVPPPSRRSLQRTLSDESIYSGQREPSHSGHRETPNELLFNCSTVPRSPTTRHVPPRQPSHKSLGDLCELSSQDQGGMRQQLGDSGLIPLPNSGADRALDWSNLVDAAKAFEGRQSQRLLSVNDESSRPEVTDTSPQQAEPQAAPERHPSPGESPACLMGKVSQLESMVKLLQDDLIKEKDTKVSLQAQIQSLREHNQRLHEESYSASAKLKKFTEWVFNTIDMN; encoded by the exons ATGACCAGTCTGAAGCGCCCACCCATGGAGCGCATCGTCGGGGGTTCTATCCCTGCCTCTGACGAGTTCTACACCCGCCACCTTCGCCTGGCCAACGGAGGGGCACGTACAGACAGCGCCCACCTTCAAGTGGGCCTGGGGGTGCCCAAAATGGGGGTGCGGGCACGGGTTGCCGAATGGCCCCCGAGGAAGGATTTGGGAGCTCTGTGGCAAGTTACCACGGAGCCAGACTCCCCAGCCCTGGCCGGAGGGGGGCAGAGCCACCTGAAACTCGGTCACCTGATGAGCCCCCAGGACTCCTCCATGCTCCGCAACATCCAGAACACACTGAAGAGTAAAACCCAGGGGGCCAGCTACAGCCCAGACAGCCACTACCTGTCCCCGGGAGACTACAGAGTCCCATCCCACAGGAACACCGGCCGCATCCGCCAGCGCAGCAACAGTGACATTACCATCAGTGAGCTGGACGGTGGGTGGGACAGTGGGGAGGACTTGGGCTCCTCAGGGGCCAAGTGGTCCCCTCTACACAGAGAGTATGGCAGTACCTCCTCTATAGACCAGCACGGGGCATCAGGGGAGAGTTTCTTTGAGATGCTGAAGGGCTACCAGGGAGTGAAGCCTGACCAGCGCAGCCCTGCCCCAGACAGACTAGAGGATCTGCTGACTGCTGGACTCAAGCAGGCCTCAATAGAACTACATGAGGAGACTAGTGAGAACCAGGCATCCAGCagagtcaaggagagagagaagccccCAAAGAGACGCTCCAAGTCTGAGACAGGGGGCGAGTCTATATTCAGGAAGCTACGCAGCGTGCGGGGGGAATCTGACTCGCCCCGAGCAGGGTCTGATGCTGAGGACGGCCGTTCAGACGATGGGGTCACCCCCCTCAAGCCCTGGGTCTGCCAGAGGGGCTTCTCCCACTACGATGTGCAGAGCATGATGTTTGACCTGAAAAAGGTCATCCAGAGCAGGCAGACGGCGGCAGTGAAGAGGAAGAACACCACCACGGGGGCATCTGCTGCAGCTGCagcctccaccacctccaccgtgTCCTCCACCCAGAGCCTGGCCTATTGCTCCCCCACTGGAAGTCAGGAGGAGCTCAGCACCGGGGCCAGGGACAGCCCCAGCATGGACTGCGGGGATGAGCAGAGCAATGAACTGCTCCTCAACTGCCCCTGTTTCTGCAACGAGATTGGGGCCACCTGCAGGCGCAGGGCAGGGGGCGGTCCCCCCAGACAGGGAAGTGGGGGCTCAGGGACCCTGGGAGGCGAAAACAGACTGTTTGAGTTGTCCCTCAGCTCCCACTGCACTAACGCTGGGGTGGCAGTGCTGGAGGGGCCGAAGGACAACCCCAGTGCCCTCGGGGATCGGGGCAAACACTACATCGTAGAACACGTGGACCTGGGAGCCTACTACTACAGGAAGTTCTTCTACCTTAGAG aacaCTGGAACTACTTTGGGATGGACGAGGCTCTGGGTCCGGTGGCTGTGAGTCTGCgcagggagaaacaggaggagcACAAAGAGCACGGCCAGCAGTACAACTACCGGGTCATCTTCAGAACCTCAGAG TTGACCACACTCCGGGGGTCTATTCTGGAGGACGTTGTCCCCTCGTCCTCTAAGCATGGCACTACCCGCGGGCTGCCCCTGAAGGAGGTGTTGGAGCACCTGCTACCAGAGCTGGACGTGCCCTGCCTCCGCCTGGCCCTCAACACGCCCAAGGTCAcagaacagctgatgaaactggacGAACAGGGG tTGAGTTTCCAGGTGAAGGTGGGGGTGATGTACTGCAGGGCGGGGCAGAGCAGTGAGGAGGAGATGTACAACAATGAGACGGCGGGCCCTGCCCTGGAAGAGTTCCTACAGCTGCTAGGGGAGAGAGTCCGCCTCAAAGGCTTTACCAAGTACCGCGCCCAGCTTGACATCAAGA CTGATTCTACTGGAACCCACTCCCTTTACACGGCCTACAGGGACTATGAGATCATGTTCCATGTGTCTACAATGCTGCCCTACACACCCAACAACAAACAACAG TTGCTGAGGAAGAGACACATTGGGAACGACATCGTCACCATCGTGTTCCAGGAGCCGGGAgccctccccttcacccccaaGACCATCTTCTCCCACTTCCAACACGTGTTCATCATCGTCCGCGTACACAGCCCCTGCTCCGACAACACCTGCTACAG agtGGCTGTGACTCGTTCCAGGGATGTGCCCTCCTTTGGCCCCCCTATCCCCAAGGGTGTGACCTTCCCCAAGTCCAGCGTCTTCAGGGACTTCCTGCTGGCCAAGGTCATCAACGCTGAGAACGCCGCCCACAAGTCTGAGAAGTTCGGAGCCATGGCGACACGCACGCGACAGGAGTACCTGCGGGACCTGGCAGAACGTCACGTGACCCGCACGCCGGTTGAGCCCACGGGGAAATTCCCTTTCATCTCATTGGCTCACAAGCGGAGAGAGAGGGTTCGGCCATACAGTGGGGCAGAGCTACGGAGCCTGGGGGCGGTGACATGGCCGGTGCATGTAGAGGACCAGGTAGCCGGGGCGGAGAGGGAGTGTCTACTGGCCATCTCCAACGACTTCCTCATCCTATTGGACCAGGAGGCCAAAGCCGTGGTCTTCAACTGCGCCACGCGCGACGTCATTGGCTGGTCCTCGGGCAGCCCCGCCTCCATGAAGATCTACTATGAGCGTGGAGAGAGTGTGCCGCTGCGCTCCATCAACAACAACACGGAGGACTTTGGAGAGGTGGTCAAACGCCTGGAG CTTCTGACGAAGGGCAGCCAGACCACAGAGATGATCCTGAGGAGGAACGGTCTGGGCCAGCTGGGCTTCCATGTGAACTTTGAGGGCATCGTAGCGGAGGTCGAATCCTACGGGTACGCCTGGCAGGCGGGGCTGCGCCAGGGCAGCAGGCTGGTAGAGATCTGTAAGGTGGCCGTGGCATCGCTGTCCCACGAGCAGATGATCGACCTGCTGAGGACCTCCGTCACTGTCAAGGTGGTCATCATCCCCCCGCACGAGGACTCCACCCCTCGCAG AGGCTGTTCAGAGCTGTACCACATGCCCCTGGTGGACTATAAGAACCACAAGGAGGGGATGCCCTATGAGTTTAAATTCCCCTTccgcagcaacaacaacaacaagtggcCCCGCACCTCCTCCAGCCCCCAGAGCCACACCACAGCGGCGCTGGGGGGGACGCTCATCAAGGCCCCGGCTTCAGACTATCAGGACCGGGCCGGAGTCATCCCCCGCAGTGTGTCCAGCGATGGGCGCCCTCTCAACCCCAAAAG GTATTCCCCAGGGAATGATAACTATGCCCTGGCCTGTTCAATCGTAATGGGCCGCTCTCCACACACCCGCAACTCCCCCACAAGTCTCTCCTACACAGACACCGGGAGTGCAGGCTCCAACCACTGGAGACAGAAGTCCATGCCGGACGG GTTTAACAACAATAACCGCCACTCCCCTGTGTCTGCTGAGCGTCAGGGAGTTGGAGAAGGGTCTAACGGGGCTAAGCCTGCTCCCGGATGGCCCcgagagggggagggggccaACAGGGGAGCCGATAGAGCCACAACAG ACCTAGCTGTCTCCAAGGCTGCAGTACCTCGTTTCCAGGAGCAGGGGGGGCACCTGTCCCCCAACATTAACATCAAG GTGGAAACTTCCTATTCCTCCAGCCAATCAGGCAGTAACACACTGTCCAGTAACGCCTCCAGCTCCGCCCACAGTGATGAGAAGTGGTATGAGATTGGCTCCAGCAGGACAGGGGTGCGGCCTGACTCAGAGCTCAACGGCTACCTGCAGCGGGAGTCCACAGACAGCGGCATCGACGCTACCTCTTCCGGGGCCTCAGGGTCCGGGGGCTCCAGGGCCAAAGAGCGGCGGGCCCCAGAGACCTCTCCTTCAGCCCCAGACTCACCCGCCCCCCCAGGGAGCGGCGAGGACCCCGCCCAGAGCCCCCCTATGTTCCCCTCAGCCCCAGACAGTGGCTCCTACACCCTCAGTGATGCTGCTTCCCATTCCAG TACTCTGAGTTCGGGCCACTCAGGCAGTCCCATGGGTCCAGGCTGCAGCCCCAGCTCCTCCCAGGAGGAGTCAGCCCTGACCACCTCCCCTATCTCccacacttccctttcccctGGAGGCCCCAAGAGCTTCTACCCCCGCCAGGGAGCCACCTCCAAGTTCCTTATcggctggaggaaacctggaggcACCATCAACTCTGTGGACTTTGGCAACATACGCAA ACGTCACCAGAGTGATGGGTTGCTGGGTGGCAACCCTCAGCTCCGGGCCCAACTCAGGGCCCAATCGCCCCAGCGGGTCAACAAGTCCAACCTGCAGGAAGAACTAAAGAAACTCATCACCCTGGACAGCCCCCCGCCCTCCTCCCACGATCAAAAG ccCTCATTCCCTGTCCCCCCACCCAGCCGGCGCTCCCTGCAGAGGACCCTGTCAGATGAGAGCATCTACAGTGGCCAGCGGGAGCCCTCGCACAGTGGGCACAGAGAGACGCCCAACGAGCTGCTCTTCAACTGCTCCACCGTGCCCCGCTCACCCACCACCCGCCACGTGCCACCCCGACAACCCTCACATAAGTCTCTGG GTGACCTGTGTGAGTTGTCCAGCCAGGACCAGGGGGGCATGAGGCAGCAGCTGGGGGACTCAGGCCTCATACCCCTACCTAACTCTGGAGCTGACCGCGCTCTGGACTGGTCCAACCTGGTAGATGCTGCCAAAGCCTTCGAGGGTAGGCAAA GTCAGAGATtgttatctgtaaatgatgaaAGCTCCAGGCCAGAGGTCACAGACACCAGCCCCCAGCAGGCAGAACCCCAGGCTGCCCCAGAGAGACACCCCTCGCCTGG TGAGAGCCCAGCCTGTCTGATGGGGAAGGTCAGCCAGCTGGAGTCAATGGTGAAGCTGCTGCAGGATGACCTTATTAAG